One Tepidanaerobacter syntrophicus DNA segment encodes these proteins:
- a CDS encoding efflux RND transporter periplasmic adaptor subunit, with protein MSKKVIKIAIICVVVAALIFAGYLWKQKSSSKGTAAAQKLSTAKVTKGNLEVVLKDSGTLEPMEQETINLKVDGTVKKVYFNEGDVVKEGDLLYELSNEDLAISLQKAELSLKQQQIDLQDALKQKEKAVIYAPADGVVKSVDIKVGDSVNANTVVATIQNQDKCQVKVPFLSSQTSKMKIGQKAEIMFIDPIYTIDGVVTKIDTVGTRTSYGSIYYYVTITVDGNYYVEGSDTSVEGYVITDSGKEEGMEQALIEPLDAVEVKSEISSKVNNVYIEEGQIVTKGQKLFSLDLEDINANIEKQQLSLQQAQLDLQSKRSELENLLVYAPIDGTIIEQNVREGDLIRPSTSSSSSSEPAAVIVNYSKMQVVLPVDELDINNITVGMPVNITAEAVPDKVFKGQVEKIAEQGTSQNNVSTFDVTITTDKVNELKAGMTVDVEMIIANKQDVLMLPITAIQYRNNKTYVMLASAEGDTSSSADKTANSKNVNKTSNATSTANNMVEVKTGISNDEYVEIVSGLNEGDTVLLSNAASTSTTNSQRQNEMMPMSPAPTEGPAPSGRG; from the coding sequence AGTTATAAAAATAGCAATAATTTGTGTTGTGGTTGCTGCATTAATTTTTGCGGGATATTTATGGAAACAGAAAAGCAGCTCAAAGGGGACTGCGGCAGCCCAAAAATTATCTACAGCCAAGGTAACAAAGGGGAATCTGGAAGTTGTACTTAAGGATTCCGGCACCCTTGAGCCTATGGAGCAGGAAACAATTAATTTAAAAGTAGACGGCACAGTTAAAAAAGTTTACTTCAATGAAGGAGATGTGGTTAAAGAAGGCGATTTGCTTTATGAATTGTCTAATGAAGACCTTGCAATCAGCCTTCAAAAAGCAGAGCTCTCTCTTAAGCAGCAGCAGATAGATCTTCAAGACGCCTTAAAGCAAAAAGAAAAGGCTGTGATTTATGCTCCGGCTGACGGAGTCGTAAAATCAGTCGATATTAAAGTCGGCGATTCGGTAAATGCAAACACAGTTGTGGCTACTATACAAAATCAGGACAAATGTCAGGTTAAAGTTCCATTTCTTTCTTCGCAAACAAGTAAAATGAAGATAGGACAAAAAGCTGAAATTATGTTTATAGATCCTATATACACCATTGACGGTGTTGTTACAAAAATAGACACCGTCGGGACGCGCACATCTTATGGGAGCATTTATTACTATGTGACCATAACAGTCGATGGCAACTATTATGTAGAAGGATCAGATACCAGCGTTGAGGGCTATGTAATAACAGACAGCGGTAAAGAGGAAGGTATGGAACAAGCACTGATAGAGCCTTTGGATGCAGTGGAAGTAAAATCCGAAATATCATCTAAAGTCAATAACGTTTATATTGAAGAAGGCCAAATTGTCACAAAGGGCCAAAAATTATTCTCCCTTGATTTGGAAGATATAAATGCAAATATTGAAAAGCAGCAGCTAAGCCTTCAGCAGGCACAGCTAGACCTTCAGTCGAAAAGATCCGAGCTGGAAAATCTTCTGGTATATGCTCCGATAGATGGAACCATCATAGAGCAAAACGTTCGGGAAGGCGACCTTATAAGACCGTCTACTTCTTCAAGTTCAAGCAGCGAACCGGCTGCGGTAATTGTAAATTATTCAAAGATGCAGGTTGTGCTTCCTGTAGACGAGCTGGACATAAATAACATAACCGTAGGCATGCCGGTAAATATCACGGCAGAGGCGGTACCTGATAAGGTATTTAAAGGTCAGGTTGAAAAGATCGCAGAACAAGGCACAAGCCAGAACAATGTTTCTACATTTGATGTTACGATAACCACTGATAAAGTAAACGAGCTAAAAGCCGGTATGACAGTGGATGTTGAGATGATCATTGCAAACAAGCAAGATGTGCTTATGCTTCCCATAACTGCCATCCAATACCGAAATAACAAGACCTATGTGATGCTTGCATCCGCTGAAGGCGATACTTCATCTTCTGCCGACAAGACTGCAAACTCCAAAAATGTCAATAAGACATCAAATGCTACTTCGACCGCAAATAATATGGTGGAAGTAAAAACAGGAATCAGCAATGATGAATACGTAGAAATCGTCAGTGGTTTAAATGAAGGCGATACAGTGCTCTTATCTAATGCCGCCAGCACTTCTACTACAAACAGTCAGCGACAAAACGAAATGATGC